A section of the Methanoregula formicica SMSP genome encodes:
- a CDS encoding phosphate ABC transporter ATP-binding protein, with protein MKNLNVSIDNREILKNISTEIPKNQITVIIGPSGCGKSTLLRSINRMTDLVENVKTEGEILINGNNVLDPATNLSDLRKNVGMIAQAPNPLPMSIYDNVVYGPKIHGMRDPAILDEKVELSLKRVGLWDEVHDRLKDPASALSLGQQQRLCLARALAVGPKILLCDETTSALDPLSAKHIEDELISLRNDYTIVFVTHILRQAKRLADYAVFLYLGEVVECGPAHEVFTSPKDPRTKAYLEGVFG; from the coding sequence GTGAAAAACCTGAACGTATCTATCGACAACCGCGAAATATTGAAAAACATTTCCACGGAGATCCCAAAAAACCAGATCACAGTCATCATCGGACCTTCGGGATGTGGGAAGTCAACACTCCTGCGCAGTATAAACCGGATGACTGACCTTGTCGAGAACGTGAAGACCGAAGGTGAGATCCTCATAAATGGGAATAATGTTCTGGATCCGGCAACAAACCTCTCCGATCTCAGGAAAAATGTCGGAATGATTGCACAGGCCCCCAATCCCCTGCCAATGTCTATCTATGATAATGTTGTGTATGGGCCGAAGATCCATGGGATGAGAGATCCGGCGATCCTCGACGAAAAGGTTGAATTGAGTTTAAAGAGAGTCGGGCTCTGGGATGAGGTCCATGATCGCTTAAAGGATCCGGCATCTGCGCTCTCTCTGGGTCAGCAACAGCGGCTGTGTCTTGCCCGGGCTCTTGCTGTAGGGCCAAAAATCCTTCTCTGCGATGAAACAACCTCTGCACTGGATCCCCTCTCTGCAAAGCATATTGAAGATGAACTGATCAGCCTAAGAAACGATTACACGATTGTATTTGTCACTCATATCCTGAGGCAGGCTAAACGGCTTGCGGATTATGCGGTTTTCTTATATCTCGGGGAAGTTGTCGAGTGCGGGCCGGCACATGAAGTATTTACCTCCCCGAAGGATCCCCGGACAAAGGCGTATCTTGAAGGGGTGTTTGGATAA
- a CDS encoding NAD+ synthase, producing MKISLLQLNPTVGDLEGNAEKLQSGIRETATNRPDLIVTSELALPGYPPRDLLLQKKFIERMWETAEGIAEKCASAPPVLLGLAQRNDADTGRPLYNVAALLDKGRIVSCFPKTLLPTYDVFDEDRYFEPAHGSQILTLGNNSVGISVCEDIWNDRDFWNKRRYQIDPIDTLVKLGADLIVNISASPFTAGKQPVREKMLAGIAKKYRVPIVYVNQVGGNDDLIFDGRSCVYDSSGALIARAKAFQEDFLTVDLANPGSAIIFPDDFTPESEIWHALVLGTRDYVRKTGFKSVLLGLSGGIDSALVAAIATDALGKENVLGVMMPSPYSSQGSIDDSQVLAANLGIRVISLPIGTIMTEYESVLAPEFSGRSRDITEENLQARIRGTLLMALSNKFGSLLLTTGNKSEISVGYCTLYGDMCGAVGVIADVPKCMVYRIARWLNERYRRNIIPEPILTKAPSAELRPDQTDQDSLPPYDVLDEILCRHIEHHESPDEICTQGYPKDTVNSVAHRVKIAEFKRKQAAPGFKVTDRAFGTGWRMPIASREWYRG from the coding sequence ATGAAAATCTCGCTTCTTCAACTTAACCCGACCGTCGGAGATCTTGAGGGAAATGCTGAGAAGCTCCAGAGTGGGATCCGGGAAACTGCCACCAACCGCCCGGATCTAATCGTTACATCAGAACTTGCATTGCCAGGCTATCCTCCGCGCGATCTGCTCCTGCAAAAAAAATTCATTGAGAGAATGTGGGAGACCGCAGAGGGAATTGCGGAAAAATGCGCATCGGCACCTCCCGTTCTCCTAGGTCTTGCGCAACGGAATGATGCAGACACCGGAAGACCGCTGTATAATGTTGCAGCCCTGCTTGACAAAGGACGTATAGTGAGTTGTTTTCCCAAGACATTGCTCCCGACGTACGATGTTTTCGATGAAGACCGGTATTTTGAACCTGCACACGGATCCCAGATTCTCACTCTTGGCAACAACTCTGTGGGGATTTCCGTATGCGAGGATATCTGGAATGACCGGGATTTCTGGAACAAACGCAGGTACCAGATTGATCCTATCGACACTCTGGTGAAATTGGGAGCAGATCTTATTGTAAACATATCCGCATCGCCCTTCACAGCGGGAAAACAACCGGTGAGGGAAAAGATGCTGGCAGGTATAGCAAAAAAATACCGGGTTCCTATCGTGTATGTCAACCAGGTTGGTGGTAACGATGATCTGATCTTTGATGGGAGGAGCTGTGTGTATGACTCTTCTGGAGCACTGATTGCCCGGGCGAAGGCATTTCAGGAAGATTTCCTGACCGTTGATCTTGCAAATCCTGGCTCCGCCATTATCTTCCCGGACGATTTTACACCGGAATCTGAGATATGGCACGCCCTGGTTCTCGGAACCCGGGATTATGTCAGAAAGACCGGTTTCAAATCAGTGCTTCTCGGGTTGTCCGGGGGGATTGACTCGGCACTGGTTGCTGCGATCGCCACAGACGCACTGGGGAAGGAGAATGTACTCGGTGTGATGATGCCCTCCCCCTACTCAAGCCAGGGCAGCATCGACGATTCACAGGTACTCGCTGCCAACCTTGGCATCCGGGTGATCTCCCTGCCCATCGGAACAATCATGACGGAGTACGAATCCGTTCTTGCTCCTGAATTCTCCGGCCGATCCCGGGATATCACCGAGGAGAACCTTCAGGCCCGGATCCGGGGAACTCTTTTGATGGCGCTTTCGAATAAATTTGGATCCCTCCTCCTTACAACCGGAAATAAATCGGAGATCTCGGTAGGGTACTGTACCCTTTATGGCGATATGTGTGGTGCCGTGGGAGTTATTGCGGATGTTCCCAAGTGCATGGTCTATCGTATCGCCCGGTGGCTGAATGAGCGGTACAGGAGGAACATTATACCGGAACCAATCCTGACAAAGGCCCCCTCGGCAGAACTGCGTCCTGACCAGACCGACCAGGACTCGCTGCCGCCCTATGATGTCCTTGACGAGATCCTCTGCCGCCATATCGAGCACCACGAGTCCCCTGATGAAATTTGTACACAAGGTTATCCGAAAGATACGGTAAATTCCGTTGCCCATCGTGTCAAAATCGCAGAGTTCAAACGGAAACAGGCAGCGCCCGGCTTCAAGGTTACCGACAGGGCATTCGGTACCGGGTGGCGGATGCCAATAGCGTCACGGGAATGGTACCGGGGATAG
- a CDS encoding NAD-dependent epimerase/dehydratase family protein, which yields MSQKKVLVTGAGGFIGHHLVTELKKKGYWVRGVDWKYPEFQQSAADEFELLDLRRWDNCIQATRGVDEVYALAADMGGMGFISCHHSEILHNNSLINIHTLEAARIQNVERYFYTSSACIYPEYKQTDTNVTPLKESDAYPAMPQDAYGWEKLIAEHLCTHYREDYGMNTHIVRFHNIFGPNGTWIGGREKAPAALCRKIAVAKLTNDPVIDLWGDGEQTRSFCYIDDCVKGIYKLMQSDYHEPLNLGQDRMVSINQLADIIADIAGYPVEKVHILGPMGVRGRNSDNTLLRNVLQWEPEISLEDGLARTYSWIEGLVKERLASAPDKKQAIEELKTSKIFSAPCK from the coding sequence ATGAGTCAGAAAAAGGTGCTTGTTACCGGTGCCGGCGGATTTATTGGGCACCACCTGGTCACTGAACTAAAAAAGAAAGGATACTGGGTACGGGGTGTTGACTGGAAATACCCGGAATTTCAGCAAAGTGCTGCAGATGAATTTGAACTGCTGGATCTTCGCCGCTGGGATAACTGTATCCAGGCCACCCGGGGTGTTGATGAAGTATACGCACTGGCTGCGGATATGGGAGGTATGGGTTTTATCTCGTGCCACCATTCCGAGATCCTGCACAATAATTCCCTGATCAATATCCACACCCTTGAAGCAGCACGGATTCAGAATGTAGAACGATATTTCTATACTTCCTCTGCCTGTATTTATCCCGAATATAAACAGACGGACACGAATGTCACTCCCTTAAAGGAATCGGATGCATACCCGGCGATGCCTCAGGATGCCTATGGCTGGGAGAAGCTGATCGCCGAGCATCTCTGCACGCATTACCGGGAAGACTATGGTATGAATACCCATATTGTCAGGTTCCACAATATTTTCGGGCCGAATGGCACGTGGATCGGCGGCAGGGAGAAGGCTCCTGCGGCACTCTGCCGGAAAATCGCTGTGGCAAAACTGACAAATGATCCGGTTATTGACCTGTGGGGTGACGGGGAACAGACACGATCGTTCTGTTACATTGATGACTGTGTGAAAGGGATTTATAAGCTGATGCAGTCCGACTATCACGAGCCCCTGAACCTGGGCCAGGATCGCATGGTCAGCATTAACCAGCTCGCGGACATCATAGCGGATATTGCGGGGTATCCTGTTGAGAAAGTACACATTCTCGGTCCTATGGGTGTGCGGGGCCGGAACTCGGATAATACGCTCCTCAGGAACGTACTGCAGTGGGAGCCGGAGATCTCGCTTGAGGACGGGCTTGCCCGGACCTATTCCTGGATAGAAGGTCTCGTGAAAGAGAGGCTGGCCTCTGCTCCGGATAAAAAGCAGGCAATCGAGGAATTGAAAACGAGTAAAATCTTTTCCGCTCCCTGTAAGTAA
- a CDS encoding NUDIX hydrolase, translated as MKSWDVIDRNLLVDASPYLKLHREAVRLENGTIVDDYYTIDQPDFVVVFALVRPDTILAIRHYKHGAKKINLGLPAGYVENEESPVDAARRELLEETGYRAESVRLLGSYVVDGNRGCGHAHVAFATGLTRQQDADPDDLETIVLEEIPLSDLPALLAGGEVATLGAAIGIALGLLEVKNIGT; from the coding sequence ATGAAATCCTGGGATGTTATCGACCGGAATTTACTGGTTGATGCCAGTCCTTACCTGAAACTCCACCGTGAGGCCGTCCGACTGGAAAATGGCACAATTGTGGATGACTATTACACAATCGACCAGCCGGACTTTGTTGTCGTTTTTGCTCTGGTGAGACCGGATACGATCCTGGCAATCCGCCACTATAAACACGGCGCGAAAAAGATCAATCTCGGGCTGCCAGCCGGCTATGTTGAGAACGAGGAATCGCCAGTAGATGCCGCACGGCGGGAACTTCTTGAAGAGACCGGTTACCGGGCGGAGTCAGTCCGGCTTCTGGGCAGTTATGTTGTGGACGGCAACCGGGGATGCGGCCATGCCCATGTGGCCTTTGCTACCGGGCTCACCCGCCAGCAGGATGCCGACCCCGATGATCTTGAGACGATCGTCCTGGAAGAGATACCTCTCAGCGACCTGCCGGCACTGCTGGCAGGAGGGGAAGTCGCAACGCTTGGGGCCGCGATTGGCATAGCTTTAGGTTTATTGGAAGTAAAAAATATAGGAACATAG
- a CDS encoding UDP-glucose dehydrogenase family protein: MVGKTISVVGLGKLGASMAAAMADRGFDVIGVDVSRAAVENLNAGKAPVQETTLQEYIDRNRQRLSATLEHRDAVMKSDITFVIVPTPSDKNGAFSIKYAATAFRAIGKALKEKKGYHTVVLTSTVLPGATRYGLLPLLEQESGKKCGKDFGLCYSPEFIALGSVIRDFLNPDFLLVGEFDRKSGETLESYYEKIMENHPPCKRMSIENAELAKVSLNSYVTMKITFANILTELCEKIPGGDVDAVSDAIGLDRRIGRKYLTGGLGFGGPCFPRDNVAVSFLARELGVRNEIAEATDRFNRTIPARFVEKISRHIPSGSTVAVLGLSYKPYSCVVEESQGILLAQALSKQNYTVTGYDPLANDNARHMLGDDIQIKESVQDCIAGADAVLITTPDPAFTALKLGDFRKGKEDMLVVDFWRVLAGELSGKPGIRYVPVGQGSRIRDAENVLEMMWRDA; the protein is encoded by the coding sequence ATGGTCGGGAAAACGATATCGGTTGTAGGGCTGGGAAAACTCGGAGCGAGCATGGCAGCGGCCATGGCGGACCGGGGTTTTGACGTTATCGGTGTGGACGTCTCCCGGGCTGCCGTTGAGAATTTGAACGCCGGCAAGGCACCGGTCCAGGAAACAACCCTGCAGGAGTATATCGATCGTAACCGGCAGAGGCTGTCGGCAACCCTCGAGCACCGGGACGCGGTCATGAAGTCCGATATTACGTTTGTCATTGTTCCCACCCCGAGCGATAAGAACGGTGCGTTCTCGATCAAGTATGCTGCAACCGCTTTCAGGGCTATCGGCAAGGCCCTGAAAGAGAAGAAAGGATACCACACGGTTGTGCTGACGAGTACGGTCCTTCCCGGTGCCACACGCTACGGGCTTCTTCCCCTCCTGGAACAGGAGTCCGGGAAAAAATGCGGGAAGGATTTTGGCCTCTGCTACAGCCCGGAGTTTATCGCCCTTGGCAGTGTCATCCGTGATTTCCTCAACCCGGACTTCCTGCTTGTCGGAGAATTCGATAGAAAATCCGGCGAGACTCTCGAATCATATTATGAAAAAATCATGGAGAACCATCCTCCGTGCAAACGGATGAGCATTGAAAATGCCGAGCTGGCAAAGGTCTCCCTCAACTCGTATGTTACGATGAAGATCACCTTTGCAAACATCCTGACCGAACTTTGCGAGAAGATTCCCGGCGGGGATGTCGATGCCGTGAGCGATGCCATTGGCCTTGACAGGAGGATCGGGCGGAAATATCTCACTGGCGGGCTCGGTTTTGGCGGCCCCTGCTTCCCGCGGGATAATGTCGCCGTAAGTTTCCTTGCCCGTGAACTTGGTGTACGCAATGAGATCGCAGAAGCCACCGACCGGTTCAACCGCACGATCCCGGCCCGGTTTGTGGAAAAGATCTCCCGTCATATCCCCTCGGGGTCCACCGTTGCTGTCCTTGGCCTGTCCTATAAGCCATATTCCTGCGTTGTTGAAGAGTCGCAGGGGATTCTCCTTGCGCAGGCCCTTTCCAAGCAGAATTATACGGTAACCGGTTATGATCCGCTGGCAAATGACAATGCCAGGCATATGCTCGGGGATGATATCCAGATCAAGGAGTCCGTGCAGGACTGTATCGCAGGTGCCGATGCCGTTCTCATCACCACGCCGGATCCTGCGTTCACTGCGTTAAAACTCGGTGATTTCCGCAAGGGGAAAGAGGATATGCTGGTCGTGGATTTCTGGAGGGTGCTTGCGGGTGAGTTATCCGGTAAGCCCGGGATTCGGTATGTACCGGTCGGGCAGGGGAGCAGGATCCGGGATGCGGAAAATGTGCTGGAGATGATGTGGAGGGATGCATAA
- a CDS encoding class I SAM-dependent methyltransferase, with product MNTENYWRVLMSILDKNQLFKNRSPKWERPFETLREKWGEIPTTRDGRMKTTELLKLSDKDLLKEWSRGKLSRTTDTEFDIRGWYHVLYSDILKGKKVMDVGSGFAFDGITYAQNGAKVTFVDIVEDNLRVVRRLCEFLELANVEFLFLKDIDSLKDLDYDYDVIYAAGSLHHAPSSVIKPEAMELLKHLRCGGRWIQLAYPYTRWLKEGELPFNKWGEKTDGFGTPWAEWYDIPKLLKLLEPAKFDVVLCKEFNNSDCIWFDLIYRGRD from the coding sequence TTGAACACGGAGAACTATTGGAGGGTATTGATGTCTATTTTGGATAAAAACCAACTTTTTAAAAACAGATCGCCAAAATGGGAACGACCTTTTGAAACCTTAAGAGAAAAGTGGGGTGAGATCCCAACAACGAGAGATGGAAGGATGAAAACAACGGAACTTCTCAAGTTATCAGATAAAGATCTCCTTAAGGAATGGTCCCGCGGCAAGCTCAGTCGAACGACGGATACAGAATTTGACATCCGGGGGTGGTATCATGTTTTGTATTCAGATATATTAAAAGGAAAGAAGGTAATGGATGTTGGCAGCGGTTTTGCTTTTGATGGTATTACTTATGCACAGAATGGAGCAAAGGTAACGTTTGTTGATATAGTTGAGGACAACCTCCGTGTTGTCAGACGTCTCTGTGAATTCCTTGAGCTTGCTAATGTTGAATTTCTTTTCCTTAAGGATATCGATTCATTAAAAGATTTAGATTATGACTACGATGTTATCTATGCCGCAGGTTCATTGCATCATGCCCCCTCATCGGTTATCAAACCGGAAGCTATGGAGTTGTTGAAACATCTGAGGTGTGGGGGGAGGTGGATTCAGCTCGCATACCCATACACCCGGTGGTTAAAAGAAGGAGAATTGCCTTTCAACAAATGGGGTGAAAAAACAGATGGCTTCGGTACCCCATGGGCCGAGTGGTATGATATCCCCAAGCTCTTAAAATTGCTTGAACCAGCAAAATTTGATGTCGTTTTATGCAAAGAATTCAACAACAGTGATTGTATCTGGTTCGATCTTATTTATCGGGGTAGAGATTGA